In Streptomyces sclerotialus, the DNA window CCCCGTAGGGCACGCACGGCGCGGGGCGGCGGGCCGGAACCGGGGGTGTCCGGCCCGCCGCCCCTGTCAGTCCTGTCAGCCCTGTCAGCCCTGGCTGGCCTTGCTGGCCTTGCTGGCCTTGCTGCCGTGGTTGGCCTTCTTCTTGCGGCGTGCTTTCTTCTTGCCGCGTGCTTTCTTCTTGCGGCGTGCCTTCTTCTTCCGGGCGCGCTTCGACACGGTGTCCCGTCCCTTCAAGCGGTGTGGCCGACGAGCAGGTCGGCGAGCTTGTTGAGGCGCTTCACGTTGCGGTCCTCCATGGCGGCGGGAGCGGGTTCGACCCGCCGGTCACGGTCGTAGTACGCACCGTTGACGATCTCGGTCGCCGGGTCGCAGAGCCGCACGACATGGGCCGCGCCCTCGGCCGCGGACGCGCCTCGGTTGCCGTACAGGTGCAGCAGGCCGGTCTCACAGATGCCGGGGTGGACGGAGACGGCCGTCACCCGGGGATCGGCCGCGAAGACCGTGAGCGCCAGCTGGGACTGGGCGTACGCGGCGAGGCGGGAGTAGCGGCGGGCACGGTGGGGGTCGCTCCACTGGATGGAGGCGGTGCGGTGCAGCGAGGAGGAGACGTTGACGACGCGGCCGCCCGGGTCGCTGGTCAGAGCGGGGGCCAGGAGGTTGGTGAGGAGGTAGTGCGCGAGGAAGTTGACCTGGAAGGCGATCTCGTTGCCGTCGGCGGTGATCGTGTGCCGCTCGGGTGCGGCCATCGCGGCGTTGTTCACCAGGACGTCCAGGTGCGGGTGTTCCCGCAGGACGCGTTGTGCCAGGTGCTCGGCCTCTTCCAGACGGGCGAAGTCCGCGGCGCAGGCGCACAGACGGGCGGGGTCGACACGGGCACAGGCGGCGAGCCGGTCCGCCGCCGCCTGCGCCTCTTCGGCGGTACGGCCGTGGACGAGGACGGTCGCTCCGCGTTCGGCGAGCTGCCGGGCGGTCTCGTAGCCGATACCGGTGGTCGCACCGGTCACCAGGACGGTACGGGCAGCGAGATCGGAGTCGGTCATGGTGGTGCATCCCTTTCTTGTCTGCTTCTTTTCCGCTTCTTTTCCGCGCACTTGCGTGCGGGCACGCGCCACCGTGCGCCCACCGGCGGCCGTCATGAGTGCTGCCGGTGCGCGTCGAGGTGGCAGGCGGGCAGGAAAAGGGCGCCGGACCAGGTCACGGCGCCCTTTCGGGTGGGGAAGATGCGTCAGCGTGGAACGGACGTCTTCCGGCAGCGCGCGGCATGACCGTGAAACGCCGGATGAGGCGGCCGGTCGAGGAGGAGCCACGCGCTGTTCACGACTTCATCCAACTACCGTGCCGAGTCGGCCTCAAGGGAACCCGAGGCTTCTTGACGCGGGTCTGACGGAGGGCTCAGCCGCCGGCCCGCAGGCTGCCTACGAGCGCGATGACGCTGTGCGGAGCGTTGTCCAGGAGCAAGTGGCCCGCGTCGTCCAGGACGTGCGGTTCGGTGCCCAGAAGGCGCTGCGCGGCCGGCACGAGCCGGGTGTGGGGCAGGAAGATGTCATGAGCGCCTACCGCGACCGTGCACGGCACGGCTCGGGAGCGCGCCAGCACTGTTACGGGCAGGGGCCTGGGAGCCAGCGTGCTGCGGCATGTCTCGCCGACCAACGTCATCCACTCGGCGAGATGGGAGGGCACGGGACACCCTGGGGCGCTCATCTGCCCCAGCAGGCGCGTGGTACGCGGCAGGCTGGGCCGCACCATCCACGGGACGGTGGCGCGCAGCAGGGGAACGGGGACGGCCAGTGGCATCAGGCCACCGGGAGACAGCAGCAGGCGACCGGCGATGCGCGGTGACTGCGCGGCCAGGGCGATGGCGGCCCCCAGGGAGTGGCCGATGACGACGGCCGGCCCCGAAGCGACCTGTTGCAGTGCCTGGGACAGCCAGTGTCCATACCAGGGCAGGCGGGCGCGACGGGGCCGATGCTCGGCGCTGAGACCGGGCTGGCCAGGCACGTCCAACGCCGCCACCGCACCGATCCTCGCGAGTCCGGCGACCATGTCCAGCGCCACGGCGGCGTTCATATGGGTGCCCGGCACCAGCACCAGCAGCGGCATTCCGTCCCGAGGCCGTCCGGCCGAGACCACGCTTGTGCTGCCGGCATCGGTGGCCACCTCCCAGCGGTGATGGGACACCTCCCATGCGTCCAGCCGGGCCGCACACCACGCTCGCACTCGAGCGCGGCCCGCTGCGCCGCGGTACACCGATGCCATCGGCCTCCCCCTCCTCCCTCTCACTGTCCGAGCCACC includes these proteins:
- a CDS encoding SDR family NAD(P)-dependent oxidoreductase, whose translation is MTDSDLAARTVLVTGATTGIGYETARQLAERGATVLVHGRTAEEAQAAADRLAACARVDPARLCACAADFARLEEAEHLAQRVLREHPHLDVLVNNAAMAAPERHTITADGNEIAFQVNFLAHYLLTNLLAPALTSDPGGRVVNVSSSLHRTASIQWSDPHRARRYSRLAAYAQSQLALTVFAADPRVTAVSVHPGICETGLLHLYGNRGASAAEGAAHVVRLCDPATEIVNGAYYDRDRRVEPAPAAMEDRNVKRLNKLADLLVGHTA
- a CDS encoding alpha/beta fold hydrolase translates to MSHHRWEVATDAGSTSVVSAGRPRDGMPLLVLVPGTHMNAAVALDMVAGLARIGAVAALDVPGQPGLSAEHRPRRARLPWYGHWLSQALQQVASGPAVVIGHSLGAAIALAAQSPRIAGRLLLSPGGLMPLAVPVPLLRATVPWMVRPSLPRTTRLLGQMSAPGCPVPSHLAEWMTLVGETCRSTLAPRPLPVTVLARSRAVPCTVAVGAHDIFLPHTRLVPAAQRLLGTEPHVLDDAGHLLLDNAPHSVIALVGSLRAGG